A window from Campylobacter concisus encodes these proteins:
- a CDS encoding 4Fe-4S ferredoxin has product MQSRRELFSKILGAKSAPKFITPPFFSGEFDCGGCDASCVNACEKELLSFENERVVFKVKKLGCDFCEECAKACESLGKKTLSLNSPKSINAKVSIDVSSCLAWNDTICYNCLDACKFKAVEFLGVFRPIVNQNCVSCGECFDVCFKNSLQMEAL; this is encoded by the coding sequence ATGCAAAGCAGGCGAGAGCTTTTTAGTAAAATTTTGGGGGCAAAATCTGCTCCCAAATTTATAACTCCGCCATTTTTTAGCGGAGAGTTTGACTGCGGTGGATGCGATGCTAGCTGCGTAAATGCTTGTGAAAAAGAGCTTCTTAGCTTTGAAAATGAAAGGGTAGTTTTTAAAGTTAAAAAGCTGGGCTGTGACTTTTGCGAAGAGTGCGCAAAGGCTTGCGAGAGTCTTGGTAAGAAGACATTAAGCTTAAACTCACCAAAGAGTATAAATGCAAAAGTTAGCATCGATGTTTCTAGCTGTCTAGCATGGAACGATACGATCTGCTATAACTGCCTTGATGCTTGCAAATTTAAAGCAGTCGAATTTCTTGGCGTTTTTCGTCCTATTGTTAATCAAAACTGTGTAAGTTGCGGCGAGTGCTTTGATGTTTGCTTTAAAAATTCACTTCAAATGGAGGCCTTATGA